A window from Marinagarivorans cellulosilyticus encodes these proteins:
- a CDS encoding DUF2126 domain-containing protein, with amino-acid sequence MTIRVALNHNTYYKFDRLVNLSKHIIRLRPGPHCRTPIHSYSLKVKPENHFINWQQDAFGNFLASIVFPEKTKELSVEVEVLADMVVINPFDFFLEEYAEEFPFTYSKQLKKELAPYLELLEGGKTFDAFLAKVSLEKRRTIDFLVDVNQQVQEAIEYAIRMEPGVQAPEETLELAKGSCRDSAWLLVQMLRHMGLAARFASGYLVQLAPDEKSLDGPSGTEKDFTDLHAWCEVFLPGAGWVGLDPTSGLFAGEGHIPLACTPDPSSAAPIEGAMDKCEVEFDFVNEVTRFHEDPRVTKPYSDAQWAEVLALGDKVDKVLESEDVRLTMGGEPTFVSIDDMESAQWNTEALGADKLRLAKTLLLRLRDEFAVGGMLHYGQGKWYPGEEVPRWALGAFWRRDGEPVWNNQGLLARVDKNYNHDANTARKFVDQLAAVLGIEKRFVHPAYEDGLHYLLQEQRLPRNVDALVAGAKASLERKRIARVLEQGFDVPTGFVLPIERDIDGKAWCSSRWQFRRERLVLIPGDSPMGLRLPLADLPVSAEPEYTLERDPFDEPVDHQGQRTSLVGEPPAAYASNDVPGFGPALGAPRGKAQNRSGTEVIRTALCVEARAGKIHVFLPPVYALEDYLAIVGAMEHVAEQLETPIIIEGYEPPKDPRLQKFLITPDPGVIEVNIHPANNWRELVANTTALYEAARESRLSAEKFMLDGRHTGTGGGNHMTLGGATPADSPMLRRPDLLRSFVTFWQHHPSLSYLFSGTFIGPTSQAPRADEGRDEMLYEMEIAFQQMPDGLADQPWLVDRLMRNLLIDITGNTHRAEFCIDKLYAPGSASGRQGILEFRGFEMPPHSRMSLVQSLLIRALVARFWKDPYKKPLSRWGTALHDKFMLPHFIWRDIQEVCDDLTEHGFPFKAEWLLPFEEFRFPHYGRVKLDDIEIELRWAIEPWHVLGEEVGSFGTARYVDSSVERLQVRVTGLADKRYVLACNGRRVPLHETGRHGECVAGVRYRAWAPPSALHPTIGVHTPLTFDLIDTWTGRSVGGCTYHVSHPGGLSYNSYPVNAFEAESRRVNRYEGMGHTPGAFTPQPEINAVREFFPREKALRPMGPPPEESPGEYPYTLDLRRKAIP; translated from the coding sequence ATGACCATTCGCGTAGCTTTAAATCACAATACTTATTACAAGTTTGATCGCTTGGTGAATTTGTCGAAGCATATTATCCGCTTGCGACCTGGGCCACATTGCCGTACTCCTATCCATAGTTATAGCTTAAAGGTAAAGCCGGAAAACCACTTTATTAATTGGCAGCAAGATGCCTTTGGTAATTTTCTAGCCAGTATTGTGTTTCCGGAAAAAACAAAAGAGTTATCGGTCGAGGTTGAAGTACTTGCCGATATGGTTGTTATTAACCCTTTTGATTTTTTCTTGGAAGAGTATGCCGAAGAATTTCCTTTTACTTATTCTAAACAGCTGAAAAAAGAATTAGCGCCTTACCTTGAATTGTTAGAGGGAGGTAAAACTTTTGATGCATTTTTGGCGAAAGTGTCGCTAGAGAAACGCCGCACTATTGATTTCTTAGTTGATGTGAATCAGCAGGTGCAAGAGGCTATTGAGTATGCCATTCGAATGGAGCCTGGCGTGCAAGCGCCGGAGGAAACGCTCGAGCTGGCAAAAGGTTCGTGCCGGGACTCTGCCTGGCTGCTTGTGCAAATGTTGCGTCATATGGGGTTGGCAGCGCGTTTTGCGTCGGGCTATTTGGTGCAGCTAGCGCCCGATGAAAAATCATTAGACGGCCCTTCGGGTACTGAAAAAGACTTCACCGATTTACATGCGTGGTGCGAAGTCTTTTTGCCGGGGGCGGGCTGGGTTGGGTTGGACCCCACATCGGGTTTGTTTGCCGGTGAGGGGCATATTCCTCTTGCGTGCACTCCCGATCCATCTTCTGCTGCGCCTATTGAGGGCGCGATGGATAAGTGTGAAGTTGAATTTGATTTTGTGAATGAGGTGACGCGTTTTCATGAGGATCCTCGTGTTACCAAGCCATACAGCGATGCGCAGTGGGCTGAGGTTTTAGCGCTCGGCGATAAAGTCGATAAGGTTTTAGAAAGTGAAGATGTTCGCTTAACAATGGGCGGCGAGCCGACCTTTGTTTCTATTGATGATATGGAATCTGCGCAGTGGAATACCGAGGCGTTGGGCGCGGATAAGCTGCGCTTAGCAAAAACACTATTGCTTCGCTTGCGCGATGAATTTGCCGTTGGTGGGATGCTGCATTATGGCCAAGGTAAATGGTATCCGGGGGAGGAGGTTCCCCGTTGGGCGTTGGGGGCTTTTTGGCGCAGGGATGGTGAGCCTGTTTGGAATAACCAAGGGCTTTTGGCGCGAGTTGATAAAAATTATAACCACGACGCGAATACCGCGCGCAAATTTGTAGATCAACTAGCGGCAGTGCTTGGTATCGAAAAACGTTTTGTGCATCCGGCCTATGAAGATGGGCTGCATTATTTGCTACAAGAGCAACGCTTACCGCGCAATGTTGATGCTTTAGTGGCTGGCGCTAAAGCAAGCTTAGAGCGCAAACGCATTGCGCGTGTATTAGAGCAAGGTTTTGATGTACCAACAGGTTTTGTATTGCCCATTGAGCGAGATATTGACGGGAAAGCTTGGTGCTCTAGCCGATGGCAGTTTAGGCGCGAGCGATTGGTGCTAATACCCGGGGATTCGCCAATGGGGTTGCGTTTGCCGTTGGCCGATTTGCCTGTTTCGGCGGAGCCGGAATACACGCTTGAGCGCGATCCCTTTGATGAGCCTGTGGATCATCAAGGGCAGCGAACATCCTTGGTGGGCGAACCTCCAGCGGCTTATGCCTCTAACGATGTGCCAGGCTTTGGCCCTGCACTGGGTGCGCCGCGGGGTAAAGCACAAAACCGTTCAGGCACAGAGGTTATTCGCACAGCATTATGTGTGGAGGCGCGGGCGGGTAAAATTCATGTGTTTTTGCCGCCGGTTTACGCGCTAGAAGATTATTTGGCGATAGTCGGTGCCATGGAGCATGTGGCCGAACAGCTTGAAACCCCCATTATTATTGAAGGGTACGAGCCACCTAAAGACCCGCGTTTGCAAAAGTTTTTAATTACGCCAGACCCTGGTGTAATCGAAGTGAATATTCACCCAGCAAACAACTGGCGAGAATTGGTGGCTAATACCACCGCGCTATATGAGGCGGCGCGGGAGTCTCGTTTGTCTGCCGAAAAATTCATGTTAGATGGCCGCCATACTGGAACTGGTGGCGGTAATCACATGACGCTCGGTGGCGCGACGCCTGCCGATAGCCCGATGTTGCGGCGGCCAGATTTATTGCGCAGCTTTGTTACCTTTTGGCAGCACCATCCAAGTTTGTCTTATTTGTTTTCGGGTACGTTTATTGGCCCTACCAGCCAAGCTCCTAGAGCGGACGAAGGGCGCGATGAGATGCTCTACGAAATGGAAATTGCCTTTCAGCAAATGCCCGATGGTTTGGCGGATCAACCTTGGTTGGTAGACCGCTTGATGCGAAATTTATTGATTGATATTACCGGCAATACCCATCGCGCCGAGTTTTGTATTGATAAATTGTATGCGCCAGGCAGTGCGAGTGGCCGACAGGGGATATTGGAGTTTCGCGGTTTTGAAATGCCGCCGCACAGCCGGATGAGCTTAGTGCAGTCGTTGTTAATTCGGGCGTTGGTGGCGCGCTTTTGGAAAGACCCTTACAAAAAGCCGTTGTCGCGTTGGGGGACAGCGCTACACGATAAGTTTATGTTGCCGCATTTTATTTGGCGCGATATTCAAGAGGTGTGTGATGACCTGACCGAGCATGGCTTTCCTTTCAAGGCCGAATGGCTCTTGCCGTTTGAGGAATTCCGCTTCCCTCACTATGGGCGGGTTAAGTTAGATGATATAGAAATTGAACTGCGCTGGGCAATTGAGCCTTGGCATGTGCTAGGTGAAGAGGTAGGAAGCTTTGGTACGGCGCGCTATGTAGATTCCTCAGTCGAGCGGCTTCAGGTTCGAGTGACAGGCCTTGCCGACAAGCGGTATGTGTTGGCGTGCAATGGCCGCCGTGTACCGTTACACGAAACTGGGCGCCATGGTGAATGTGTTGCTGGTGTGCGCTATAGGGCTTGGGCGCCGCCTTCAGCATTGCACCCAACGATTGGCGTGCATACTCCGCTAACCTTTGACTTGATCGATACATGGACGGGTCGTTCGGTGGGCGGTTGTACTTATCATGTTTCTCACCCAGGCGGGCTAAGCTATAACAGTTACCCAGTAAATGCCTTCGAGGCAGAATCGCGGCGGGTAAACCGCTACGAGGGAATGGGGCATACGCCGGGCGCGTTTACCCCGCAGCCGGAAATTAACGCTGTGCGCGAGTTTTTTCCTCGTGAAAAAGCGTTGCGCCCAATGGGGCCACCGCCGGAAGAGTCGCCCGGTGAGTACCCTTATACTTTGGATTTGCGGCGCAAGGCGATACCTTAG
- a CDS encoding alpha-E domain-containing protein — protein sequence MLSKVAERVYWTARYLERIESTARLISIYDKLLFDLPRSVQLSWYNLIRINGLQADFSERYAVQDERNVIKFLLGDTSNASSVVSSLKAARENVRTTRDVIPADVWYMINELNLYVSENIMWGVNRSKRHEFLREIICGCQQILGTLYSDMPRDAAWKFLRIGRNLERADMTSRNVDAAVAAIIEMQDVDEAVNSHQIIWLNLLRSLNADHCYRRTTRDTVHGKVVVQYLLANTEFPKSVAYCFNSLIESCGQLPNSEALMKKLSSIKKDFIVDYPADLWGQSLRDYLNDLQIQIIGMHQDISETWFPAWD from the coding sequence ATGCTATCTAAAGTTGCAGAACGTGTTTATTGGACGGCCCGTTATCTTGAGCGAATTGAAAGCACCGCGCGGCTCATTAGTATCTACGATAAGCTGCTGTTTGATCTGCCTAGGTCTGTGCAGTTAAGTTGGTACAACCTTATTCGCATTAACGGCTTACAGGCCGATTTTAGCGAGCGTTACGCGGTACAAGACGAGCGTAACGTTATTAAATTTTTGCTGGGTGATACCAGTAATGCATCCTCTGTGGTTTCGTCTTTAAAAGCAGCGCGTGAAAATGTGCGCACGACGCGCGATGTTATTCCGGCCGATGTCTGGTACATGATTAATGAGCTGAATCTTTATGTCAGTGAAAACATTATGTGGGGTGTTAATCGCAGTAAACGGCATGAATTTCTTCGTGAAATTATCTGTGGCTGCCAACAAATTTTAGGCACCTTATACAGTGATATGCCGCGTGATGCCGCATGGAAATTTTTGCGCATCGGGCGCAATTTAGAGCGTGCCGATATGACATCACGCAACGTTGATGCTGCAGTTGCTGCCATTATTGAAATGCAGGATGTTGATGAGGCTGTTAATAGCCATCAAATTATTTGGTTGAATTTGTTGCGCTCATTGAATGCGGACCACTGCTATCGGCGCACAACTAGGGATACAGTGCATGGCAAGGTGGTAGTGCAGTATTTACTTGCCAATACAGAATTTCCTAAATCTGTGGCTTATTGCTTTAACTCGCTTATTGAGTCGTGCGGGCAATTGCCAAATTCAGAAGCATTAATGAAAAAGCTTTCATCAATAAAAAAAGACTTTATCGTGGATTACCCTGCTGATCTTTGGGGGCAGTCTTTACGTGATTATTTGAATGACTTACAAATTCAAATAATAGGGATGCATCAGGATATTAGTGAAACATGGTTTCCTGCTTGGGATTAG
- a CDS encoding fumarylacetoacetate hydrolase family protein: MTRIIHRPSSHSLPLNNNEARYNVRRIICIGRNYAEHAREMGHNPSEAPPFFFYKPLTALCDASEPINWTLPAYSKNVHYELEVAIAIGEKTTSNNPEQAIFACGLSLDMTCRDTQQQAKAAGRPWATAKGFDHSAPCSALHTINWEELKHLGDFTLHKNQQQVQQGNVNQMVWPIPELLIELSKYTQLDDGDLILTGTPAGVGPVIEGDRLEAKIDGLPCAMTINIQQ; encoded by the coding sequence ATGACACGCATAATCCACCGCCCCAGCTCACACTCTTTACCACTAAATAACAACGAAGCTCGCTACAATGTTCGACGCATCATCTGCATCGGCCGCAACTACGCCGAGCACGCAAGAGAAATGGGGCACAACCCAAGCGAGGCGCCGCCATTTTTCTTTTACAAGCCTCTAACAGCGCTTTGCGATGCAAGCGAACCTATAAACTGGACGCTACCAGCCTATAGCAAAAATGTACACTACGAACTTGAAGTGGCCATAGCAATTGGCGAAAAAACGACAAGCAATAATCCAGAGCAAGCCATTTTCGCCTGTGGGCTCTCGCTCGATATGACATGCAGAGACACCCAGCAACAAGCAAAAGCTGCCGGGCGCCCATGGGCAACCGCCAAAGGCTTTGATCACTCGGCCCCATGCTCTGCACTACACACCATTAACTGGGAAGAGTTAAAGCACCTTGGCGACTTCACTCTGCACAAAAATCAGCAACAGGTTCAGCAAGGTAACGTAAATCAAATGGTTTGGCCTATCCCTGAGCTTCTGATTGAATTATCAAAATATACCCAGCTCGACGATGGCGACCTGATATTAACAGGGACACCTGCTGGCGTTGGGCCTGTAATAGAGGGAGACCGGCTGGAAGCCAAAATTGACGGACTACCCTGCGCGATGACAATTAATATTCAGCAATAA